The Agrococcus carbonis genome has a window encoding:
- the xseA gene encoding exodeoxyribonuclease VII large subunit has product MAERITGTPDEPWSVERLGAELKGYIGRLGHLWVEGEITQWSNSRGNVFGKLKDVEGDATVSFNVWSSTLSRIEGEFRQGDRAVLLVKPDYWPRAGTLSMVTAQIRHVGLGDLLARLEALRRQLADEGLFDAARKRPLPFLPHRIGLITGRDSDAEKDVLRNAQLRWPGVAFRVEHAAVQGDQTVPTVLAALARLDADPEVDVIVIARGGGDFQNLLGFSDERLVRAVAAATTPIVSAIGHEADRPLLDDVADLRASTPTDAAKRVVPDVAEELSRIAQARAQLRARVTQHVAREAERLESFRGRPSLARPETMLEGRADDLARLTARADEVAGRIVEQGAQRLGHLRQTLRALSPQSTLDRGYAVVQTADGHVARDAGAIAADAALLVTLASGTLDARVTGAHPSP; this is encoded by the coding sequence ATGGCCGAGCGCATCACGGGCACCCCCGACGAGCCGTGGAGCGTCGAGCGGCTCGGCGCAGAGCTCAAGGGCTACATCGGCAGGCTCGGGCACCTATGGGTCGAGGGCGAGATCACGCAGTGGTCGAACTCCCGCGGCAACGTCTTCGGCAAGCTCAAGGACGTCGAGGGCGACGCGACGGTCTCGTTCAACGTCTGGAGCTCGACGCTCTCGCGCATCGAGGGCGAGTTCCGGCAGGGAGACCGCGCCGTGCTGCTCGTGAAGCCCGACTACTGGCCCCGCGCGGGCACCCTGTCGATGGTGACGGCGCAGATCCGCCACGTCGGCCTCGGCGACCTGCTCGCCCGGCTCGAGGCGCTGCGCCGGCAGCTCGCCGACGAGGGGCTCTTCGACGCGGCGCGCAAGCGCCCGCTCCCCTTCCTCCCCCACCGCATCGGGCTCATCACCGGCCGCGACTCGGACGCCGAGAAGGATGTGCTGCGGAACGCCCAGCTGCGGTGGCCGGGCGTCGCGTTCCGCGTCGAGCACGCCGCCGTGCAGGGCGACCAGACGGTGCCGACGGTGCTCGCGGCGCTCGCGCGGCTCGACGCCGACCCCGAGGTCGACGTCATCGTGATCGCCCGCGGCGGCGGCGACTTCCAGAACCTGCTCGGCTTCAGCGACGAGCGGCTCGTGCGCGCCGTCGCAGCGGCGACGACCCCGATCGTCTCGGCGATCGGCCACGAGGCCGACCGGCCGCTGCTCGACGACGTCGCGGACCTGCGCGCCTCGACGCCGACGGATGCGGCCAAGCGCGTCGTGCCCGACGTCGCCGAGGAGCTCAGCCGCATCGCGCAGGCCCGCGCGCAGCTGCGCGCCCGCGTCACCCAGCACGTCGCCCGCGAGGCCGAGCGGCTCGAGTCCTTCCGGGGCCGGCCGTCGCTCGCACGGCCGGAGACGATGCTCGAGGGCCGTGCCGACGACCTGGCGCGGCTCACCGCGCGCGCCGACGAGGTCGCGGGCCGCATCGTCGAGCAGGGCGCGCAGCGCCTCGGCCACCTGCGCCAGACGCTGCGGGCGCTCAGCCCGCAGTCGACGCTCGACCGCGGCTACGCGGTGGTGCAGACCGCCGACGGGCACGTCGCGCGCGACGCCGGCGCGATCGCCGCCGACGCCGCGCTGCTCGTCACGCTCGCGAGCGGCACGCTCGACGCCCGGGTGACGGGCGCGCATCCGTCACCCTGA
- a CDS encoding 4-hydroxy-3-methylbut-2-enyl diphosphate reductase has translation MPRPALQRGRLQDLPVEGGKRILLATPRGYCAGVDRAVLAVEKALEQYEGPIYVRKEIVHNKHVVSQLSEQGAIFVNEVDEIPTGSRVIFSAHGVSPMVVQAAADRGLDAIDATCPLVTKVHREAMRFARDDYEILLVGHEGHEEVEGTAGHAPDRVTIVNNPDEADTVQVQDPDKLVWLSQTTLSVDETMETVRRLRARFPNLQDPPSDDICYATQNRQVAIKKVAADADVVIVVGSANSSNSVRLVEVALEYGAERAYRVDYSTEIQQEWLEGARTIGVTSGASVPEGLVREVLQELEDAGYADVTEVRTAEEDLIFSLPKELRPSRRR, from the coding sequence ATGCCGCGGCCCGCGCTCCAGCGAGGTCGACTCCAGGACCTCCCCGTCGAGGGCGGCAAGCGCATCCTGCTCGCGACGCCGCGCGGCTACTGCGCGGGCGTCGACCGAGCGGTGCTCGCCGTCGAGAAGGCGCTCGAGCAGTACGAGGGCCCGATCTACGTGCGCAAGGAGATCGTGCACAACAAGCACGTCGTCTCGCAGCTGAGCGAGCAGGGCGCGATCTTCGTGAACGAGGTCGACGAGATCCCCACCGGCTCGCGCGTCATCTTCAGCGCCCACGGCGTGAGCCCGATGGTCGTGCAGGCCGCCGCCGATCGCGGGCTCGACGCGATCGACGCGACGTGCCCGCTCGTCACGAAGGTGCACCGCGAGGCGATGCGCTTCGCGCGCGACGACTACGAGATCCTGCTCGTCGGCCACGAGGGCCACGAGGAGGTCGAGGGCACCGCGGGCCACGCGCCCGACCGCGTCACGATCGTCAACAACCCCGACGAGGCCGACACCGTGCAGGTGCAGGACCCGGACAAGCTCGTCTGGCTCAGCCAGACGACGCTCTCGGTCGACGAGACGATGGAGACGGTGCGGCGCCTCCGCGCGCGGTTCCCCAACCTGCAGGACCCGCCGAGCGACGACATCTGCTACGCGACCCAGAACCGCCAGGTGGCGATCAAGAAGGTCGCGGCCGACGCCGACGTCGTCATCGTGGTCGGCAGCGCGAACTCGTCGAACTCGGTGCGGCTCGTCGAGGTCGCGCTCGAGTACGGCGCGGAGCGGGCCTACCGGGTCGACTACTCGACCGAGATCCAGCAGGAGTGGCTCGAGGGCGCCCGCACGATCGGCGTGACGAGCGGCGCGAGCGTGCCCGAGGGGCTCGTGCGCGAGGTGCTGCAGGAGCTCGAGGATGCCGGCTACGCCGACGTCACCGAGGTGCGCACCGCCGAGGAGGACCTCATCTTCTCGCTGCCGAAGGAGCTGCGCCCGAGCCGCAGGCGCTGA
- the fbaA gene encoding class II fructose-bisphosphate aldolase, which yields MPVATPDEYAEMLDKAKSNAFAYPAINVSSSSTINAVLQGLADAGSDGIIQVTTGGADYFAGQSVKNRAGGAIAFARFATEVAKAYPIKVALHTDHCPKDALDGFVYPLLEASEEEVRAGRAPLFQSHMWDGSAVPLEENLEIAKQILPRTHALNQVLEVEIGVVGGEEDGVSHEINDQLYTTLDDAIATVEALGLGEHGRYMAALTFGNVHGVYKPGNVKLRPELLGQIQAGLAEKYGTGEKPLDLVFHGGSGSSDEEIAEAVRNGVVKMNIDTDTQYAYTRSVAGSMFANYDGVLKVDGEVGNKKVYDPRSWGKAAETAMAARVASATQQLGSAGWSSK from the coding sequence ATGCCCGTCGCAACGCCAGATGAGTACGCAGAGATGCTCGACAAGGCGAAGTCGAACGCCTTCGCCTACCCCGCGATCAACGTGTCGTCCTCGTCGACGATCAACGCGGTACTGCAGGGGCTCGCCGACGCCGGCTCGGACGGCATCATCCAGGTCACGACGGGCGGCGCCGACTACTTCGCCGGCCAGAGCGTGAAGAACCGCGCGGGCGGCGCGATCGCCTTCGCGCGCTTCGCCACGGAGGTCGCGAAGGCCTACCCGATCAAGGTCGCGCTGCACACCGACCACTGCCCGAAGGACGCGCTCGACGGCTTCGTCTACCCGCTCCTCGAGGCGAGCGAGGAGGAGGTGCGCGCGGGCCGCGCGCCGCTGTTCCAGTCGCACATGTGGGACGGCTCGGCCGTGCCGCTCGAGGAGAACCTCGAGATCGCCAAGCAGATCCTCCCCCGCACGCACGCGCTGAACCAGGTGCTCGAGGTCGAGATCGGCGTCGTCGGCGGCGAGGAGGACGGCGTCAGCCACGAGATCAACGATCAGCTCTACACGACCCTCGACGACGCGATCGCGACCGTCGAGGCGCTCGGCCTCGGCGAGCACGGCCGCTACATGGCGGCGCTCACGTTCGGCAACGTGCACGGCGTCTACAAGCCCGGCAACGTGAAGCTGCGGCCCGAGCTCCTGGGGCAGATCCAGGCGGGCCTCGCCGAGAAGTACGGCACGGGCGAGAAGCCGCTCGACCTCGTCTTCCACGGCGGCTCGGGCTCGAGCGACGAGGAGATCGCCGAGGCGGTGCGCAACGGCGTCGTGAAGATGAACATCGACACCGACACGCAGTACGCGTACACGCGCTCGGTCGCGGGCTCGATGTTCGCGAACTACGACGGCGTGCTCAAGGTCGACGGCGAGGTCGGCAACAAGAAGGTCTACGACCCCCGCTCGTGGGGCAAGGCCGCGGAGACGGCGATGGCCGCCCGCGTCGCCTCCGCGACGCAGCAGCTCGGCTCGGCCGGCTGGTCGAGCAAGTAG
- a CDS encoding dihydroxyacetone kinase family protein, whose protein sequence is MTRLFNDPSAFADEMIEGFVAAAGRWVQAAPGGVVRSTQADEATVALVIGGGSGHYPAFGGLVGPGLAHGAAMGNLFASPSSQQVYSIAKAADQGKGVLLSYGNYAGDVLHFDAAQERLRAEGIDVRTVTVTDDIWSAPKEELHKRRGIAGDLAVFKAAGAAAAAGYDLDGVERVARLANARTRSFGVAFSGCTLPGADAPLFEVPEGKMAVGLGIHGEPGIDEVDVPTADELAELFLDRLLEEVPEGVSLEGARVVPLLNGLGNLKYEEMFVVFRRIAQLLTERGITMVEPEVGELCTSFDMSGVSLTLLWLDDELETLWAAPADAPGFTKGSVAPQRAAAAVAAADLDESVPEASEASREAAGLIDEALSAVAAAIDEAADELGRMDAIAGDGDHGIGMQRGSRAGADAATKAAGAGAGAQTVLERAADAWSDRAGGTSGAIWGEMLRALGRRVGDDDAVTAEAVAEGIAQAKDAVMAFGKAKVGDKTMVDAIVPFADELGRRVAAGEGLREAWGEAAGSCESAAQATADLKATLGRARSHGDKSIGTPDPGAISFALITKTVHRVLAERAGTQSKEQ, encoded by the coding sequence ATGACGCGACTGTTCAACGATCCGAGTGCGTTCGCCGACGAGATGATCGAGGGCTTCGTGGCCGCAGCCGGCCGCTGGGTGCAGGCCGCCCCGGGAGGCGTCGTCCGATCCACCCAGGCGGACGAGGCCACCGTGGCGCTCGTCATCGGCGGCGGCAGCGGGCACTACCCGGCCTTCGGCGGGCTCGTCGGCCCCGGCCTCGCGCACGGCGCGGCAATGGGCAACCTCTTCGCCTCGCCCTCGTCGCAGCAGGTCTACTCGATCGCGAAGGCCGCCGACCAGGGCAAGGGCGTGCTGCTGAGCTACGGCAACTACGCGGGCGACGTGCTGCACTTCGACGCCGCGCAGGAGCGCCTCCGCGCCGAGGGCATCGACGTGCGCACCGTCACCGTCACCGACGACATCTGGAGCGCCCCGAAGGAGGAGCTGCACAAGCGCCGCGGCATCGCCGGCGACCTCGCGGTCTTCAAGGCCGCCGGGGCAGCCGCCGCGGCCGGCTACGACCTCGACGGCGTCGAGCGCGTCGCCCGGCTCGCGAACGCCCGCACGCGATCGTTCGGCGTCGCCTTCTCCGGCTGCACCCTCCCGGGCGCGGATGCGCCGCTGTTCGAGGTGCCCGAGGGCAAGATGGCCGTCGGCCTCGGCATCCACGGCGAGCCCGGCATCGACGAGGTCGACGTGCCGACCGCCGACGAGCTCGCCGAGCTCTTCCTCGACCGACTGCTCGAGGAGGTGCCCGAGGGCGTCTCGCTCGAGGGCGCGCGCGTCGTGCCGCTGCTCAACGGCCTCGGCAACCTCAAGTACGAGGAGATGTTCGTCGTCTTCCGGCGCATCGCGCAGCTCCTCACCGAGCGCGGCATCACGATGGTCGAGCCCGAGGTGGGCGAGCTCTGCACGAGCTTCGACATGTCGGGCGTCTCGCTCACGCTCCTGTGGCTCGACGACGAGCTCGAGACGCTGTGGGCCGCGCCGGCCGACGCCCCCGGCTTCACGAAGGGCTCCGTCGCGCCACAGCGCGCCGCCGCGGCCGTAGCGGCAGCCGACCTCGACGAGTCGGTGCCCGAGGCGAGCGAGGCCTCGCGCGAGGCCGCCGGCCTCATCGACGAAGCGCTCAGCGCGGTCGCCGCCGCGATCGACGAAGCGGCAGACGAGCTCGGCCGCATGGACGCGATCGCCGGCGACGGCGACCACGGCATCGGCATGCAGCGCGGCTCGCGCGCCGGCGCCGACGCCGCGACGAAGGCCGCCGGCGCCGGCGCCGGTGCGCAGACCGTGCTCGAGCGCGCGGCGGATGCGTGGAGCGACCGGGCGGGCGGCACGAGCGGCGCGATCTGGGGCGAGATGCTCCGCGCGCTCGGCAGGCGCGTCGGCGACGACGACGCCGTGACCGCCGAGGCGGTCGCGGAGGGCATCGCGCAGGCGAAGGACGCCGTGATGGCGTTCGGCAAGGCCAAGGTCGGCGACAAGACGATGGTCGACGCGATCGTGCCCTTCGCCGACGAGCTCGGCCGCCGCGTCGCCGCGGGCGAGGGCCTGCGCGAGGCATGGGGCGAGGCCGCGGGCAGCTGCGAATCGGCCGCCCAGGCGACCGCCGACCTCAAGGCGACGCTCGGCCGCGCGCGCTCGCACGGCGACAAGTCGATCGGCACGCCCGACCCGGGCGCGATCTCGTTCGCGCTCATCACCAAGACCGTCCACCGCGTCCTCGCCGAGCGCGCGGGCACGCAGAGCAAGGAGCAGTGA
- a CDS encoding ribose-5-phosphate isomerase — protein sequence MAIRLIVGSDKAGYDLKEILKGELEGHERVACITDVGVDDPEGSTSYPKVAIEAAERVARGEADRALLVCGTGIGVAIAANKVAGIRATVAHDSYSVERSILSNDCQILTMGQRVIGPELAKRLAKEWLTYTFDPSSHSQANVDDICAYEG from the coding sequence ATGGCGATCCGCCTCATCGTCGGCAGCGACAAGGCCGGCTACGACCTCAAGGAGATCCTGAAGGGCGAGCTGGAGGGCCACGAGCGCGTGGCATGCATCACCGACGTCGGCGTCGACGACCCCGAGGGCTCGACCTCCTACCCGAAGGTGGCGATCGAGGCCGCGGAGCGCGTCGCGCGCGGCGAGGCCGATCGCGCGCTGCTCGTCTGCGGCACCGGGATCGGCGTCGCGATCGCGGCGAACAAGGTGGCCGGCATCCGCGCGACCGTCGCGCACGACTCCTACTCCGTCGAGCGCTCGATCCTGTCGAACGACTGCCAGATCCTCACGATGGGCCAGCGCGTCATCGGCCCCGAGCTCGCCAAGCGGCTCGCGAAGGAGTGGCTGACCTACACGTTCGACCCGTCGAGCCACTCGCAGGCCAACGTCGACGACATCTGCGCATACGAGGGCTGA
- a CDS encoding triose-phosphate isomerase family protein, with protein sequence MLIGSSLKMYFGRARTLEWTRAVAAICAEHPAVRRGLVEPFVIPTFPSIPDVVTVLQETGAADAGMLVGAQDLHWEDAGAFTGEVSAPELAEHGVALAEIGHAERRRMFGETDATVARKVAAALRHGIAPVLCIGEEAAGDHRAAAAACIAQLDASVALAVREGLTGRLVVAYEPVWAIGAPEPAGEEHIRAVAGALRAHAAAGPFDAQVIYGGSAGPGLLPRIADSVDGMFLGRFAHDPAAFGAILDEALALEEDR encoded by the coding sequence ATGCTCATCGGCTCGAGCCTGAAGATGTACTTCGGGCGCGCCCGCACGCTCGAGTGGACGCGCGCCGTCGCCGCGATCTGCGCCGAGCACCCCGCCGTGCGGCGGGGGCTGGTCGAGCCGTTCGTCATCCCGACCTTCCCCTCGATCCCCGACGTCGTGACGGTGCTGCAGGAGACGGGCGCAGCGGATGCGGGCATGCTCGTGGGTGCCCAGGACCTCCACTGGGAGGACGCGGGCGCGTTCACGGGCGAGGTCTCCGCGCCCGAGCTCGCCGAGCACGGCGTCGCGCTCGCCGAGATCGGGCACGCCGAGCGGCGCCGCATGTTCGGCGAGACCGATGCGACCGTCGCCCGGAAGGTGGCGGCCGCGCTGCGGCACGGCATCGCCCCGGTGCTGTGCATCGGCGAGGAGGCGGCGGGCGACCACCGCGCCGCCGCGGCTGCGTGCATCGCCCAGCTCGACGCATCCGTCGCCCTCGCCGTGCGCGAGGGGCTCACGGGCCGGCTCGTCGTCGCGTACGAGCCCGTCTGGGCGATCGGCGCGCCCGAGCCCGCGGGGGAGGAGCACATCCGCGCGGTGGCCGGGGCGCTGCGCGCGCACGCCGCCGCGGGCCCGTTCGACGCGCAGGTCATCTACGGCGGCAGCGCCGGCCCGGGGCTCCTGCCGCGCATCGCGGACTCGGTCGACGGCATGTTCCTCGGGCGTTTCGCGCACGATCCGGCGGCGTTCGGGGCGATCCTCGACGAAGCGCTCGCTCTCGAGGAGGACCGATGA
- a CDS encoding GntR family transcriptional regulator, with translation MTTTRLPLRVGEIERRGLRDRVYELILDMLLTGGVEPGSRLSIDTLAKQLDVSPTPVREAMVQLERTGLVTREALKGYRVAPPLGPQELTELFDARVMLEVEAARLVTPRVEALLPQLRDAHELHGAWAQQVTEAMTQGADSTPVTQEYFAADAAFHRAIFEGTANRFLLAMHDDLGALTHRLRQAVIRGVHDVEEAHAEHGRVLEAFERGDAAAAADAMRAHIEGVRTRSMRDAAPQD, from the coding sequence ATGACCACCACCCGCCTGCCGCTGCGCGTCGGAGAGATCGAGCGGCGCGGCCTGCGCGACCGGGTCTACGAGCTCATCCTCGACATGCTGCTCACCGGCGGCGTCGAGCCGGGCTCGCGGCTCTCGATCGACACCCTCGCGAAGCAGCTCGACGTCTCGCCGACGCCCGTGCGCGAGGCGATGGTGCAGCTCGAGCGCACGGGCCTCGTCACGCGCGAGGCGCTCAAGGGCTACCGGGTCGCGCCGCCGCTCGGGCCCCAGGAGCTCACCGAGCTCTTCGACGCGCGCGTCATGCTCGAGGTCGAGGCCGCGAGACTCGTGACGCCGCGCGTCGAGGCGCTGCTGCCGCAGCTGCGCGACGCGCACGAGCTGCACGGCGCGTGGGCGCAGCAGGTGACCGAGGCGATGACGCAGGGCGCCGACAGCACGCCCGTCACGCAGGAGTACTTCGCCGCCGACGCCGCCTTCCACCGCGCGATCTTCGAGGGCACGGCCAACCGGTTCCTGCTCGCGATGCACGACGACCTCGGAGCCCTGACGCACCGCCTGCGCCAGGCCGTCATCCGCGGCGTGCACGACGTCGAGGAGGCGCACGCCGAGCACGGGCGCGTGCTCGAGGCCTTCGAGCGCGGCGACGCCGCCGCGGCGGCGGATGCGATGCGCGCGCACATCGAGGGCGTCCGCACCCGCTCGATGCGGGACGCCGCGCCCCAGGACTAG
- a CDS encoding sugar phosphate isomerase/epimerase family protein, giving the protein MAQQAAFTADTWPIATCLHGIPAVSDGVALHDADAEVWDAAFAQVADVGFTLAELADSHIRPADLEASRKDELFDILGRHGIRIPSVHLQRQSVIMPGHEERNLAYAHRTIDAAAEWGMEVFSTGLHQPFNQAQREALWFWTAQGPKDPEDPEVWDAAVTRLRELGRHAAEVGLKMSLEMYEDTYLGTADSAVRLVEEIGLDNVGLNPDIANLIRLHRPIEDWREMHAKTLPYANYWHVKNYTRDEAADGSWATSVPSTMEGGLINYRQVVRDALELGFDGIFLMEHYGGDSLGNCSTNARYLRTLLPKG; this is encoded by the coding sequence ATGGCACAGCAGGCAGCCTTCACCGCAGACACGTGGCCGATCGCCACCTGCCTGCACGGGATCCCGGCCGTCTCGGACGGCGTCGCCCTGCACGACGCCGACGCCGAGGTGTGGGACGCCGCGTTCGCGCAGGTCGCCGACGTGGGCTTCACGCTCGCGGAGCTCGCCGACAGCCACATCCGCCCCGCCGACCTCGAGGCGAGCCGCAAGGACGAGCTCTTCGACATCCTCGGGCGCCACGGCATCCGCATCCCCTCGGTGCACCTGCAGCGCCAGAGCGTCATCATGCCCGGGCACGAGGAGCGCAACCTCGCGTACGCGCACCGCACGATCGACGCCGCGGCCGAGTGGGGCATGGAGGTCTTCTCGACTGGCCTGCACCAGCCGTTCAACCAGGCGCAGCGCGAGGCGCTGTGGTTCTGGACCGCGCAGGGCCCGAAGGACCCAGAGGACCCCGAGGTGTGGGATGCGGCGGTCACGCGCCTGCGCGAGCTCGGCCGCCACGCCGCCGAGGTCGGCCTCAAGATGTCGCTCGAGATGTACGAGGACACCTACCTCGGCACCGCCGACTCCGCCGTGCGGCTCGTCGAGGAGATCGGCCTCGACAACGTCGGCCTCAATCCCGACATCGCCAACCTCATCCGCCTGCACCGGCCCATCGAGGACTGGCGCGAGATGCACGCGAAGACGCTGCCGTACGCCAACTACTGGCACGTCAAGAACTACACGCGCGACGAGGCCGCCGACGGCTCGTGGGCGACGAGCGTGCCCTCGACGATGGAGGGCGGCCTCATCAACTACCGCCAGGTCGTGCGCGACGCGCTCGAGCTCGGCTTCGACGGCATCTTCCTGATGGAGCACTACGGCGGCGACAGCCTCGGCAACTGCTCCACCAACGCGCGCTACCTGCGCACGCTCCTCCCGAAGGGATGA
- a CDS encoding 3-hydroxyacyl-CoA dehydrogenase family protein, giving the protein MTTKTIAVVGSGYMGGGIAQVLALAGYDVKIADVSAEIAQQNRQRLLDEAAAFVADELFPADAVERIEARLTAAESIEEAVADADFIEEAVPEKVEIKHATLARISAVARPDAIIGSNTSTILIGTLAEAVEHPERFLGVHFSNPAPFIPGVELIAHAGTDEAVLPVVEEIVAATGKETARVGDATGFVLNRLQYALFHEATQLVEEGVATPDDIDTIVRTTFGFRLPVFGPFAIADMAGLDVYAFCYASLQTRWPERFATPDSLKELVDAGKFGTKSGAGYLDVPAERTAELVAYRNKAYVAIKQLMDELGPAPIH; this is encoded by the coding sequence ATGACCACGAAGACCATCGCCGTCGTCGGCTCCGGCTACATGGGCGGCGGCATCGCCCAGGTGCTCGCGCTCGCCGGCTACGACGTGAAGATCGCCGACGTCTCGGCGGAGATCGCCCAGCAGAACCGCCAGCGGCTGCTCGACGAGGCCGCCGCGTTCGTCGCCGACGAGCTCTTCCCCGCCGACGCGGTCGAGCGCATCGAGGCGCGCCTCACCGCCGCCGAGTCGATCGAGGAGGCCGTCGCCGACGCCGACTTCATCGAGGAGGCCGTGCCCGAGAAGGTCGAGATCAAGCACGCGACGCTCGCGCGCATCTCGGCCGTCGCCCGCCCCGACGCGATCATCGGCTCGAACACGTCGACGATCCTCATCGGCACCCTCGCCGAGGCCGTCGAGCACCCCGAGCGCTTCCTCGGCGTGCACTTCTCGAACCCCGCGCCGTTCATCCCGGGCGTCGAGCTGATCGCGCACGCCGGCACCGACGAGGCCGTGCTGCCCGTCGTCGAGGAGATCGTCGCGGCGACCGGCAAGGAGACCGCGCGCGTCGGCGACGCGACCGGCTTCGTGCTCAACCGCCTGCAGTACGCGCTCTTCCACGAGGCGACGCAGCTCGTCGAGGAGGGCGTCGCGACCCCGGACGACATCGACACGATCGTGCGCACGACCTTCGGCTTCCGCCTGCCGGTCTTCGGGCCGTTCGCGATCGCCGACATGGCGGGCCTCGACGTCTACGCGTTCTGCTACGCCTCGCTCCAGACCCGCTGGCCCGAGCGCTTCGCCACGCCCGACTCGCTCAAGGAGCTCGTCGACGCCGGCAAGTTCGGCACCAAGTCGGGCGCCGGCTACCTCGACGTGCCGGCCGAGCGCAC